In Planctobacterium marinum, the DNA window GATTCTGCGGCCACCAGAAAATTATCTTCTTGTGATAGCGCATCAATGGAATCGTAAAATCCTTGTTTATCCCAGTTCGATAGATACCAGCGTTCATCAATGATGTGTCCTGCCGCTTGAATTAAACAAAATCTGGCGTCGGTACGACAGGCTTTTGCCATGATGTCATCGACAGTTGCTCCCTCAATAATTTCGCCTTGATAACGATACCGGCTCCAGGCGATGGTGAGTTCTCGCAGTTTTTTGTAAGTGGTATCCTTGGGGGCGTATTCACGACTCAGCAGACCAAATATTATATTTTTCATATCGCAACATCCAATTGTTCTGTGAGGTGCTGAGAATCGGTCAAGTTCACGCTTAGCAGTGTTCCTTTGCCAAACTTTTCAGCTGATATTTCGTCTTCTGGAAGGGTTTCAACCAGTTGAGTTAGGGCTTGTACGGCGTCAGGGATATGATGACAGGCCACGAAGACAGTGAGCTTGTCCACTGTATTTTGCTCCAGGAATGACTTGATCAGTGTTGGTCCTCCTTCCACCAGGAGGGAGGCGACTCCCGCGCGTTTTAACGCTTTAAGTGGCGCCATTAGAGAATGGTTTGCACTGTATATTGCATGACAGCCACTAATGCCGGCTACATCGGCACCTACCACAAAGGTTTCTCTTGGTTGAGTATCGTCCTTGATTTGCAGTGTGTGGTGACCGCCAAAGATCACTCGATGGGGCTGGCTGGTGGGTTTTCTGCCAAGACATTCGGCTCGACTGGTTAATTTAGGAGAATCGTTTATCCAGGTATTTGCACCAACCGCAATGGCATCATAAGTTTCTCTGAGACCATGCACGCGTTGCCAGTCTTTATCGCAGGAGATGGACAGACATTGCCCTTTTGTGTCTGCGAGCTTTGATTGTTTAGTGATGGCGAAATTAACGTGCACAAAAGGCCGTTGAGAAATTTGTGATGATGTGTGGCTAATTTTTTCCTGAGTTTCGTATAGTGAGCGGGTTTTTATCATGTGTCCCATTAATTTCTGTTTGGTATCCAGGTAATCGATGGAACTGCAGGTAGGGGTGGCAGGTACAGGGATCCGTCCGGTAACGTCTATGCCCAGCCCTGTTAGTTGCTCAATTTTGTCCGGGTTGTTGGTCATCAGCTTAATAGACTTCACTGAGAAGTAATCCAGAACGCCTTTCACATCTTCATAGGTTCTGGCATCTACCGGTAAGCCTAATTTAGTATTGGCTTCTATTGTGTCGTACCCTTGCTCTTGCAAACCGTAGGCGCGAATTTTGTTAGCCAATCCAATGCCGCGACCTTCTTGCAATAGATAGAGAACGATGCCGTTTTGCTGGAATACGTAATTCAAGGCATAGTCCAGTTGCTGCTTGCAGTCGCACTTTTGCGAACCCAGTACTTCTGAAGTAAAGCAAGAGGAATGTACTCTAACAGGGAGGTCTTTTTGCTGGTCCAGTGTGCCGTGATGGACGGCAACCACATCTAAGCCTTGCGAGTTTGTGAAGATAGAAACGTCAAACGTCCCCATTTCCATAGGTAATTTTGTCCTGGCCTCAAATCTCATTTTGACTCCTTATCCAGTTTGAGAGAAACATCTTGTTCTGTGCTCAAAACGCTCTGAGGATACTTTTAACCTTTCTTTGGTAAGGTAAATAAAATGTCCACAATAAAAATAGGTGATGACATGGACTTTAGCTATTACAGGGCCTTACAAAAATTGCACGACAAATGTAAGGTATTGAATTTAAGGGTAATAAAAATATTCCATGCGTGCTTTGGAAAGTGAATGATGAGTAACCTGAGGAGGCTCCAATCGAGGACTGAGTTGGGAACACAGAAGCTAAAGTCGAGCTTTGAAATTTCCGTTCAAGTATGAGCTTCGCAAGGGAGGACTTTAATTTACGTGGCTATTTTCTTGGTGAGGGTTTTATTGGTTTGGGTTTTGGGACTTGAGTTAATGTGTTTTGTTTTCCCTCACCAGTACTGGGGAGATTCCGAGAAGTTTCTGCTTTTGTCGTTTGACCCGGTGTTTGGTTTTTTTTCTGCTGTTTCTGTTGCGCTTCGACGCGACGTTTATAACCTGCGGGATCTTTCAGGGCTCCCCGTAATTCCTTAAAAAAATCCTGAGCCGTAGGTTGCTGTTGCTGAGGAACTCCTTTGTGTTGCCTTTGCTGTTGTTGCTCTTGCATTTGGTGATTTTGCTGAGCCGCACGTTCTTGCTGCTTTTGCTGTGCTTCGCGCTTGAATTTTGCTGGATCTTGCATCGCCGTTTGCAGGCGTTTCATGAATTCACCGGCAGTGATGTTGCTATCGTCTTGATTGTTTTGATTAGGTTGAGCTTGCATACTCATTCGGCGGCTGTCGTTTTCCCCATTGGGATTGAAACCAGTATTGCCCGGAGGTTGCAAGAATCCGGGTCGTTGTGGGGCTTCTCCGGGATTGGGCTTTTCTGCTTCACCAATAAGCTTATCCATAAAGCCTGAAACCAGATTGAATCCGGTTTTTTGCGCGAAATTCAGATTCGGTCTGTCGGAGTTTTTGGCGAAAGCGGCCCTACCTAAGTTTTGCAATTGGTCTTTGATGCCGAAGTTGTTGGCGCTGCCAGGTTGACTATTTTGCCGGCCTTCATTTTTAATTTTACCGAATCCTTCGGGAGCCCCAAATACAGCGTTGGAGCGATCTCTTGTTGGAGGTTCGAATACGGCGTTGGCTCGACTGCGTGTTGGAGGTTCTGTGATAGCGTTGGAGCGATTTCTGGTGATACTTTTTGGATCATTGGCAAAGGCATTCCTACCTTGGTTTTTGATGATGCCAAAGTTGCTTTTAGGTTGATGCTTGGGTCCGTCATTTGACTTCCCGTCATTGCCATTCATATCTTAGGGTATCGTAAAGAAATTCCGAGATTTTGTTTTACTCCCCCTGCAATATCAGCGAAGTCATTAATGCTGTCAATTTTACTTACCAGATATTAGCCTGCAAATATTGTATTTTGTCCAACAAACGCACATATTAGAATTATGCTGAAAGGAGAGCCAAGCCCCATTGCGAATACAGAGTAAAAACTTTTTAAGCAGCATCCGGTCTGCGGTTGAGAATCGAAAGATTTTTCGTTCTAAACCATCTACTGAGCAAAAAAGACTTTTTGATAGCAAGATGTTTGATCACAAAGAGTTGTCTTTCAAGGTGCGAAAGGCTTTGGTTGTGTTGCAAAAAGGGCTGGCGCAAGAGCGAGAAGAAACCAAACAGATGTTGGCTGTCTATCACAAATACACGCGAGGTGAAGCCTCCGAGCAAGAGATGTTGGAGGCCAATCAGCAGTTTCGAGATGTGATAAAAGGCTTGGGACTCAGTGTGGTAGTGATTTTGCCTTTTTCTCCAATTACGCTGCCTGCGATTGTTAAGCTTGGGCAAAAGTTTGGTATTGAAGTGCTGCCAAGTGCTTTCAAAGAGCAGTTTCACCTTGAAAATGATGGGAAGTCATTACAGATGGGAGCGATCCCTGAAGACTCTAATAAAACTCCACCTGTAGACTCTTCAGAGAGTGATTTAGCCGAAACGCCTAAGCATCGCGATTAACTGCGATATCTGCCAGCGATACTAATGCTTGCTTGTACTTTGATTCCGGAATGGGAGCGAGCGCAGCAACGGCTTGATCTCGAGCCTGCAATGCGAGCTTTTTGGTGTAGTCTAGCGAGCCAGTGCTGTGCATTGTGGCCAGGATCGTTTCGAAATGCTCAGTACCATTATTATTTTCAATAGCAGAGCGGATCATTTCACTCTGATCTGGTGCGCTATGCCACATTGCATGTAACAGTGGCAAAGTGGGTTTGCCTTCAGCAAGGTCATCGCCGGCATTCTTGCCCATAGTACCGCTGTCTGCAGCATAATCGAGAATATCATCCATCAGCTGGAACGCAGTGCCCAGGTATTTACCGTAGTCCTGCATGGCCGTCTCAATTTCTGCTGATTGGTCTGTTAATACCGCGGCCAGTTGAGTTGCTGCTTCAAACAAGCGAGCGGTTTTACTGTAAATCACCTGCAGGTAACGCTCTTCGGTGGTATCTGGGTCGTTGCAATTCATTAACTGTAGCACTTCGCCTTCGGCTATCACATTGGTGGCATTAGCCAGGATTTCCATTACCCGAAAACGCTCAAGACTCACCATCATCTGGAAAGAGCGAGTATATAAGAAGTCACCCACCAGGACGCTGGCCTGATTGCCAAAAACTTCGTTGGCGGTTTCTCGTCCACGACGCATAGTGGATTCATCCACCACGTCATCGTGCAATAAGGTGGCCGTATGGATAAACTCAATAATGGCTGCCAGTGTGTGGTGCTGATTGTTTTGGATATTTAGTGCACGAGCTGCCAGTACACACAACATCGGACGAAGTCGTTTACCGCCACTGTTAACAATGTAAAATCCAAGTTGGTTCACCAGAGAGACTTCTGATTGCACTTGTTCCTGGATTAGTTGGTTGACACTCAGCATGTCTGAGTCGCTGAGTAGACGAATTTGCTCTATTTCCATTGGCGAAGGGTACAGATAAGCGTTTGAATTTAAATTCCTAAGTGCGCGAATTCTGACAAAAAATCATTGCGGTATCCAGTTTTTCTGGCCTGTCGAAGCAAAATGCCGATGGAAACGGGAATTGTACAAAATAAATTCAAATTTAGCCTTGATAGTCATAGATAATTCACATACAATTCGCGCCCTGTTTTTTGAATGAATGCACTGAATAGTTTCGGGTAAACACAGTGCAAGTGCGGAGTAAGTTATGTACGCGGTTTTCCAAAGTGGTGGTAAACAACACCGTGTGGCTGAGGGCCAAACTGTTCGCCTGGAAAAAATTGAAGTAGCTCCAGGTGAAACTGTTACTTTTGACGAAGTAATGATGGTGAGTAATGGAGACGATATTAAAATCGGTACTCCATATGTAGCGGGCGGCAAAGTGACTGCAGAAGTAGTGACTCATGGTCGTGGCGAGAAGGTAAAGATTGTTAAATTCCGTCGCCGTAAGCATTCACGTTCTCAGATGGGCCACCGTCAGTGGTTCACAGAAGTGAAGATTACTGGCATTAGCGCTTAATAGGAGAGACGACAAATGGCACACAAAAAGGCCGGTGGTAGTACTAAGAACGGTCGTGACTCAGAAAGCAAACGCTTAGGTGTTAAGCGTTTCGGTGGTGAGTCTGTTCTGGCTGGTAACATCCTTGTTCGTCAACGTGGTACTAAGTTCCACGCAGGTGACAACGTAGGTATTGGTAAAGACCACACTTTATTCGCTTTATCAGACGGTAAAGTTCAGTTCGACGTTAAAGGTCCTAAGAACCGTAAATACGTGAACATCGTAGCTGCTTAATCAGCACTTCGAACCGAATTGAAAAACCCCGCATAAGCGGGGTTTTTTTTGTTATATTGTAGGTTCGACCTACAAAAATGTAGGTTCTGCTTTAGCTGGACATTGGGGGTTATTTGACTGCCCTTGTCCGACTGAAGTCAAACCTACAGATATTTTCTTAAATATATAGTTAGATCCTCATGAAATTCGTAGATGAAGTTGATATCCGTGTTGAAGCGGGTGATGGTGGTAACGGTATTGTTAGTTTCCGTCGTGAAAAGTATATCCCCAGAGGTGGCCCTGATGGCGGCGACGGTGGTGACGGCGGTGACGTGTATTTGTTAGCTGACGAAAACCTGAATACGTTGATCGATTATCAATTTGAGCGATTTCACCGTGCTGAAAGAGGTCAAAATGGCCAGCGTACCGATTGTACCGGAAAGCGCGGTCAGGATTTGGTTATAAACATGCCGGTGGGGACAAGAGTTACTGACAAAGATACTGGTGAAGTGCTGGGTGATTTGACCCGCAATGGTCAAAAGCTGATGGTGGCAAAAGGCGGTTTTCACGGTTTGGGAAATGCCAGATTCAAAAGCAGTACTAACCGTGCTCCAAGACAAAAATCCAACGGCACGCCGGGGGAAATTCGAAATCTGCACCTGGAGCTCATGTTATTGGCTGACGTCGGTCTGTTAGGTTTGCCTAATGCTGGCAAAAGTACTTTTATTCGTAGCGTATCAGCAGCTAAACCTAAAGTGGCTGATTACCCATTTACTACGCTGGTTCCTAATCTTGGGGTGGTGCGTCAGGACGCTCGTCGCAGTTTTGTTATTGCTGATATACCGGGCCTTATTGAAGGTGCTTCAGATGGTGCTGGTCTGGGAATTCGTTTCCTCAAACATCTTGAGCGTTGCCGGGTGCTGTTGCATTTGATCGACTTATTGCCTGCCGATCAGTCCGACCCACTAGAAAACGCCAAGACCATTATTGCAGAGCTGGAAAAATACAGCCCTAAGCTTGCTGCAAAGCCTCGGTGGATCGTGTTTAATAAGATTGATTTGATGCTGCCCGACGAAGTTGAGGCAGAATGTCAGCGCATTCTCGAGGGGTTAGGGTGGGATGAAAAACACTTCCAAATCTCGGCATTCCAAAAGTTAGGTACGGATGCGCTTTGTCACGATGTTATGAACATGTTGGACACCTTGCCTGTTGAAGAGCTCAATACTGAAGAGGAGACGGACTTCAAGTGGGACAATTATCAAGAGCAGGTGATGTCGGAATACGAAGATGACGATGACGACGATGATTGGGATGACGACGATTACGATGTGGAAGTAATTTACGAGCGCTAATATGAAAATCTCAATGATTGCCGCTATGGCAAAAAATCGTATTATCGGCTCAGATAATCAAATGCCATGGCACTTGCCCGCAGATCTCAAACACTTTAAAGCCGTGACTTTGGGCAAGCCGGTGATTATGGGACGCAAGACATTCGAATCCATTGGTCGCCCTTTACCAGGGCGATTGAATATTGTCATCAGTCGCTCAGGATTTAACGCCGAAGGCGTGACCGTTGTTTCAACTCCAGATGCGGCGTTAGAGGCAGCCGGTGACGTTCCTGAAGTAATGATTATTGGTGGTGGTGTTATTTACGATTTGTTCTTATCTAAAGCGACACGCCTCTACCTTACCTTTATCGACCTTGAGGTAGCTGGAGACACGAAATTTCCTGACTACGAGCAAGTG includes these proteins:
- the ribA gene encoding GTP cyclohydrolase II RibA gives rise to the protein MRFEARTKLPMEMGTFDVSIFTNSQGLDVVAVHHGTLDQQKDLPVRVHSSCFTSEVLGSQKCDCKQQLDYALNYVFQQNGIVLYLLQEGRGIGLANKIRAYGLQEQGYDTIEANTKLGLPVDARTYEDVKGVLDYFSVKSIKLMTNNPDKIEQLTGLGIDVTGRIPVPATPTCSSIDYLDTKQKLMGHMIKTRSLYETQEKISHTSSQISQRPFVHVNFAITKQSKLADTKGQCLSISCDKDWQRVHGLRETYDAIAVGANTWINDSPKLTSRAECLGRKPTSQPHRVIFGGHHTLQIKDDTQPRETFVVGADVAGISGCHAIYSANHSLMAPLKALKRAGVASLLVEGGPTLIKSFLEQNTVDKLTVFVACHHIPDAVQALTQLVETLPEDEISAEKFGKGTLLSVNLTDSQHLTEQLDVAI
- the ispB gene encoding octaprenyl diphosphate synthase, coding for MEIEQIRLLSDSDMLSVNQLIQEQVQSEVSLVNQLGFYIVNSGGKRLRPMLCVLAARALNIQNNQHHTLAAIIEFIHTATLLHDDVVDESTMRRGRETANEVFGNQASVLVGDFLYTRSFQMMVSLERFRVMEILANATNVIAEGEVLQLMNCNDPDTTEERYLQVIYSKTARLFEAATQLAAVLTDQSAEIETAMQDYGKYLGTAFQLMDDILDYAADSGTMGKNAGDDLAEGKPTLPLLHAMWHSAPDQSEMIRSAIENNNGTEHFETILATMHSTGSLDYTKKLALQARDQAVAALAPIPESKYKQALVSLADIAVNRDA
- the rplU gene encoding 50S ribosomal protein L21, yielding MYAVFQSGGKQHRVAEGQTVRLEKIEVAPGETVTFDEVMMVSNGDDIKIGTPYVAGGKVTAEVVTHGRGEKVKIVKFRRRKHSRSQMGHRQWFTEVKITGISA
- the rpmA gene encoding 50S ribosomal protein L27, whose protein sequence is MAHKKAGGSTKNGRDSESKRLGVKRFGGESVLAGNILVRQRGTKFHAGDNVGIGKDHTLFALSDGKVQFDVKGPKNRKYVNIVAA
- the cgtA gene encoding Obg family GTPase CgtA, producing the protein MKFVDEVDIRVEAGDGGNGIVSFRREKYIPRGGPDGGDGGDGGDVYLLADENLNTLIDYQFERFHRAERGQNGQRTDCTGKRGQDLVINMPVGTRVTDKDTGEVLGDLTRNGQKLMVAKGGFHGLGNARFKSSTNRAPRQKSNGTPGEIRNLHLELMLLADVGLLGLPNAGKSTFIRSVSAAKPKVADYPFTTLVPNLGVVRQDARRSFVIADIPGLIEGASDGAGLGIRFLKHLERCRVLLHLIDLLPADQSDPLENAKTIIAELEKYSPKLAAKPRWIVFNKIDLMLPDEVEAECQRILEGLGWDEKHFQISAFQKLGTDALCHDVMNMLDTLPVEELNTEEETDFKWDNYQEQVMSEYEDDDDDDDWDDDDYDVEVIYER
- the folA gene encoding type 3 dihydrofolate reductase, yielding MKISMIAAMAKNRIIGSDNQMPWHLPADLKHFKAVTLGKPVIMGRKTFESIGRPLPGRLNIVISRSGFNAEGVTVVSTPDAALEAAGDVPEVMIIGGGVIYDLFLSKATRLYLTFIDLEVAGDTKFPDYEQVAKWLEVESETHQADDKNPNNYCFVTLDKSD